In Cydia fagiglandana chromosome 3, ilCydFagi1.1, whole genome shotgun sequence, the following are encoded in one genomic region:
- the LOC134680508 gene encoding lipase 1-like, with protein MALKFCVVILLIMFPKIILLCGADEARAKDDTTCIGNRGIPFKINTRRFKRHENLVSLNATSVRTNSSSNRIELRGFKGRFLNEYFVITCDGHVLSTFRMIFEHPEVHTEKCPVLLVHGLFQSSDTFFEQDKDQSLALKLQNLGYDVWLANTRASKYNRVHLLYEPEINEHDVNRYFSYSYEEIGTLDIAATVDFILSMTTHKKLIYIGHSLGGTSFLALNSLKPDYNSKFATAYLFAPLGYHRYFPNDILKAEAKRSDDIFKTSVENGIREIFPYKDDDALFSPEDCLGNKSYSNICKQLNIQKVMGLKTVNNNVDDTRGGSLGPLFHLAQNVKSGTFSRWDSGEFTNLKRYRNSTPPNYDLGLVTVPTKIIYAPNDEFVSPKDIANMASDMANAEAIEVKRTSFKHEDFIMGPDAMENVYAGIIDELERSPNLCKEDNSSFSSDLLGILMEYKWAWISILLIILAIAVVCFCACNKKEHERHRCREHLRRAL; from the exons ATGGCATTGAAGTTTTGTGTAGTCATATTATTGATTATGTTtcctaaaattattttattatgtggtGCAGATGAAGCTAGAGCGAAAGACGATACAACGTGTATTGGAAATAGAGGAATCCCTTTTAAAATAAACACGAGGAGATTCAAGAGACACGAGAATCTAGTATCATTGAATGCCACAAGTGTAAGAACT AATTCATCGTCAAACAGAATAGAACTTAGAGGGTTTAAAGGAAGGTTCTTGAATGAATATTTTGTGATAACATGCGATGGACATGTGCTGTCGACGTTTAGAATGATCTTTGAACATCCGGAAGTGCACACGGAAAAATGTCCCGTATTACTGGTTCACGGTTTGTTTCAATCTTCTGACACATTTTTTGAACAAGATAAAGATCAATCTCTAG catTAAAACTTCAAAATTTGGGATACGACGTATGGCTGGCTAATACGCGTGCTAGCAAATACAATCGAGTACACCTGCTATACGAGCCAGAAATAAATGAACATGATGTAAACCGTTACTTTAGCTATAGTTACGAAGAAATAGGCACACTCGATATCGCAGCTACTGTAGATTTTATTCTAAGTATGACTACACATAAGAAGCTGATTTACATTGGCCATTCGCTAGGTGGTACATCTTTTTTGGCACTGAATTCTTTAAAACCAGATTATAATAGTAAATTTGCAACGGCCTATTTATTTGCTCCACTTGGATACCATAGATATTTTCCTAATGATATACTTAAAGCGGAGGCAAAAAGATCAGATGATATATTT aaaacaagtgttgaaaatggaatACGCGAAATATTTCCATATAAGGACGATGACGCACTGTTCTCGCCAGAAGATTGCCTCGGGAACAAGAGTTACAGCAATATTTGCAAACAATTAAACATACAGAAAGTCATG GGGTTAAAAACTGTCAACAATAACGTAGATGACACAAGGGGTGGTTCTCTCGGACCACTGTTTCATTTGGCTCAAAACGTCAAATCAGGAACCTTTAGTCGATGGGACAGCGGAGAGTTTACCAATTTAAAAAGATACAGAAACTCAACACCTCCCAATTATGATTTAGGTCTTGTCACTGTCCCAACTAAAATAATCTATGCACCTAATGATGAATTTGTAAGTCCTAAAGACATCGCTAATATGGCTAGTGACATGGCTAATGCTGAGGCCATTGAAGTAAAAAGAACTAGTTTTAAACATGAAGATTTCATTATGGGTCCTGATGCCATGGAAAATGTATATGCTGGCATTATTGATGAATTAGAGAG GAGTCCGAATCTTTGTAAGGAGGATAACTCATCATTCTCATCAGATTTACTTGGAATTTTAATGGAATACAAGTGGGCATGGATTTCTATCCTATTAATCATTTTAGCCATCGCTGTCGTATGCTTTTGTGCGTGTAATAAAAAAGAACATGAAAGACACCGCTGTAGAGAGCACCTAAGGCGTGCATTATga